In the Actinomycetota bacterium genome, GTCACCGCCGCTCTGGCCGCGCGCGGCGCTCTCCTGGAGCGGCAGGGGATGCGGGAGGCCTGGCGGAGGGGATGGAGCCTCCTGCGCCGCCACGCCGTGCGCTGTCTTGCGGCCTGGCTGCAGGTCCTGGCGGCGGACCTCGCCTTCCTGGTCCTCGCCTGGCCCCTCTCAGCCCTGGTCCCCTGGGGGGCGGGAATGGCGTCCGGCCTCCTGCGTGCCGCCCCCCTGCGGTGGCTGGTCCACGGCGCGGCTTACGCCGTGCTGGCGGCCTTCCTGGTGGGGGGCCAGACGGCAGTGCAGTGTTACCGGTCGTCCCTGTGGACATTGACCTACATCCGGCTGGAGGAGACCGGCGACAACCCGCCCACTCGCCGGTGACGGCGTTCGTGCCTCCCCGCGGGAGACGCCGCACCACGGGCCTGCCGTGCCCCGGGGCCGCATCGGCAGGCCGTGCCACCCCTTTTCTCGGGGCATCCGCGGGTCGCCCGCCACGGCCTCACACGCACTGGACGCCGGAGCCGACGCAGCCGTCCGCCCTGGGCTTTCGCGGCGCGATGCCGCGACCGATGCGAGGCCGTACGTCGGCTCGGGCTGTGCTATCATAGGTCCGGCGAAGAAGGAGAACAGGGAAGAGAGGAGCCCCGCCTTGCGCCTGCGTTTCGCACCCAGCCCGACGGGATACCTCCACGTGGGAGGAGCGCGCACCGCGCTCTTCAACTGGCTGCTGGCACGCCGCTCCGGGGGCTCCTTCATCCTGCGCATAGAAGATACCGACCTCACGCGCTCCACCGAGGAGGCCATCGAGGCCATCGTGCGGGATCTGCGCTGGCTCGGACTGGACTGGGACGAGGGTCCCGAGGTGGGAGGGGAGCACTGGCCTTACCGTCAGACGGGCCGCGTGAACCTCTACCGCCGAGCGGCCGAGGAGCTCCTCAAGAGGGGCGCCGCATACCGCTGCTTCTGCCTGCCCGACGAGCTGGCGGAGCGGCGAGAGGCGGCGGTCAGGGAGGGCAGGAGCCCCATGTACGACCGGCGCTGCCGTTCCATCCCCGCGGAGGAGTCCCAGGAGATGGCCAGGGACGGCAAGCCCTTCGCGCTGCGTTTCGCGGTCCCGGAGGGGGAGACGGTGGTCCGGGACCTCATCCGGGGCGAGATCCGTTTCCGCAACCGGGAGATAGAGGACTTCGTGCTCCTGCGCAACGACGGCTCCCCCACCTACAACCTGGCGGTGGTGGTCGATGATCTGGACATGCGCATCACCCACGTGGTGCGCGGAGACGACCATCTCTCCAACACTCCCAAGCAGATCCTACTCTACCGTGCCCTGGAGGCGGAGGAGCCGGCCTTCGCCCACCTGCCCATGATCGTGGGTAGGGACGGAAAGCCCCTCTCCAAGCGTCACGGGGACGTGGCGGTGGGTAGTTTCCAGGAAAGGGGATTCCTGCCCGAGGCCATGGTGAACTTCCTCGCCCTGCTGGGATGGTCTCTGGACGACTCCACCACCCTCATGGACCGGGAGACGATCATCGCCGGTTTCAGCCTGGAGCGGGTGAGCTCCAAGCCCGCGGTATGGGACGACGAGAAGCTCCTGTGGATGAACTCCCAGTACGTCATGGCCATGGAGGATGAAGAGCTGGCGCGGGCCCTCATGCCCTTCCTAGCCCGGGCGGGACTGGCGGAGGAGAACGACCCCGTAACCCTGGAGAGGATGCGGCGCATCGCGCCCCTGGTGCGCGAGCGCATCAAGGTGCTCGCCGACGCGCTGCCGCTGGTTGCGTTCTTCTTCCGGGAGGTGGAGGTGGAGGAGGACGCGCGCGAGCTGCTCAGGGGAGAGGAGAACCGGGCCATCCTGAGGGAGACGGGCAGGAGGCTCCTGGAGCTGGAGAGCTTCGACGCCTCCTCCCTGGAGGCGACCCTGCGCGCCATGGCGGAGGAGATGGGCCTGAAGGCCCGCAAGGCCTTCCAGCCGGTGCGCGCCGCCATCAGCGGGAGCAAGGTCAGCCCGCCTCTTTTCGAGTCCATGGAGATCCTGGGGAGGGAGACATGCCTGCGTCGCATCGCCAGGGCCCTGGACGGGGTAGGAGAGGAGTAGGGGAACGTGTGGCTGCGCTGGCTGGGAACGGCGGGGTTCGAGGTCACGAGCGGCGATGTCTCCCTGCTCATCGACCCCTATTTCACCCGCAACCCCGAGGCGCGCCCGCGCCAGGCACTGCGGGCAGGCGACTTCCCCCACGCCAGGGCGGCGCTCATCTCTCACGGGCATTTCGACCACGCCTACGACGTGGCCGAGCTGGTGGAGGTGAGCGGGGCGGAGGTGTACGCCTCCCCCACGGTCTGCCAGTCCCTGGCCGCGAGGGGCGTGCCCTGGAGCAGGATGCGCCCGCGCTGGGGCGGGGAGAGCGACGAGGTGGGGCCCTTTCGCTTTACGGCGGTGCCGGCGCAGCACGTGACCTTCGACGCCCGCCTGATGCTTACCACTTTATGGAAGTGCACTCCCCGCCTCGCGGAGCTGGCGCGCCTGGGCCCCTCGCAGTACCCCTGCGGCCAGGTCCTGGGCTGGTACCTGGTGGCGGAGGGAAAACGCCTCTTCCACCTGGGAAGCGCCTGCATGCCCTGGGACCTGGAGGCGGAGGTGGACGTGTTCCTGGTGCCGGTACAGGGAAGGACGGATATCTGCGAGGTGGCGGCGGAGCTGGTGCGCAGGGTAAGGCCCCGCGTGGTCGTCCCCCATCACCACGACGACTTCTACCCGCCCCTCAGCCGCCACGTGGACCTGGGTCCCTTCCGGGAGGGGCTGCGGCGCATGGGCCTTAAGGTGGAGGTGCGCGAGCCGGAGCTCAACCGCCTCATGGAGATCTGAGCGCACGGCTTCCCCTCCGCATCGCCCCTCGGGGGTCATGCGGTGCTGCCGCCGTCATCCAGGTCCCGGGTTCTTTGACGGTGCCGGTACGCTCATACATAATGTTTGATAGCCGGAACGGGAACGGACACGGAGGGGTGAGATGGAGAACAAGTCTTTCAAGGCCCTGGTGGTACGTGAAGGGGAGGACAAGTCCTTCACCCGCGCCATAGAGACCAGGAACATCGAGGACCTGCCGCCCGGCGACGTGGTGATCCGGGTCCGCTACAGCTCCGTCAATTACAAGGACGCCCTCTCCGCCAGCGGCAACCGCGGCGTCACCCGGAACTACCCCCACACCCCCGGCATCGACGCAGCGGGCACGGTGGAGGAGGACGCCAGCGGGCGTTTCTCCCCCGGTGAGGAGGTGCTGGTCACGGGGTACGACCTGGGCATGAACACCTCCGGCGGGTTGGCGGAGTACATCCGCGTGCCCGCGGACTGGGTGGTGAGGCTGCCGGCGGGACTCACCCTGCGCGAGTCCATGATCTACGGTACCGCCGGGTTCACCGCCGCCCTCTCCGTGCTCAAGCTGACCGAGGCCGGGGTAACGCCCGATGCCGGAGAGGTGCTGGTCACCGGGGCCACGGGGGGCGTGGGCTCCCTCGCCATGCGCATCCTGGCCAAGATCGGGTTCCAGGTGACAGCGGCCGCCGGTATCATGGACGAGGCGGAGCTCTCCGAGTACGAGGCCAGGCTCAAGGCCCTGGGCGCTTCCCGCGTCATACCCGCCTCTGAGGTGGACGACACCTCGGGCAAGCTCCTGCTCAAGGGCATCTGGCCCAACGCCGTGGACACCGTGGGCGGCAACATCCTGGCCACGGTGGTCAAGTCCACCGCCTACGGCGGGGTGGTGACCACCTGCGGCAACGCCGCCGGACACGAGCTGGACCTCAACGTCTATCCCTTCATCCTACGCGGCGTGAGCCTTTTGGGCGTGGACTCGGTGGAATGCCCCATGGAGCCGCGCCTCAAGGTGTGGGAGAAGCTGGCGGGGGAGTGGAAGCTCGACAACCTCGAGGAGATGACCACCGAGGTCACCCTGGACGGGGTGGAGGAGAGGATAAGGCTGCTCCTGGACAAGCGCTCCAAGGGCCGCACCCTGGTCAGGCTCTGAAGGGTCGGGCGCGTTCCTCGCTGCCTGCGGGTCCATAAAGTGCGCTTATGGAGGATCTGTGCTCACCGCTTCGATGTGTGCTGACGGGACGCCGTAAGCCATTGAGCCGAAAAAAGCCTTATGCTATCATAGCCGAGGACAGTCCCTGGGGGATCGTCTAACGGTAGGACGCGAGACTCTGGATCTCGTTGTGAGGGTTCGAATCCTTCTCCCCCAGCCAAAACTGAATATCGAATGCGTGGCGCATTAGTCTAGTTGGCCTAGGACGCCGCCCTCTCAAGGCGGAGATCGCGGGTTCGAATCCCGCATGCGCTACCAGGTTCAAAGGCCCCGCAAGGGGCCTTTTCATTGGTGTGGACGATCAGTTGCGTGAGGCTCGCGAGCTTCGCCTTTTAGGAAGAGCGATTTTCAAGACTCAAGCGCCGCTTTCGCCTGTTCCAGGATATCCTGGTGGCTCTTGGTCATCGCGCGGCCCACTACGGGTTCAAGCAGGCGCCCGATGTGCTTGCCCCTGGCGCGGCTTATCCAGCGGACGTCCGTGCCCTCCCCGCTGCGAGTGAATTCCATGCGGCCCAGCTCGTGCTTCATCGGCAGGGTGCTTTTCTTGACCTTGTATTCGAATGAGTGAGGCGGATCGTATTTCACGATCTCCTCGACGAAGGTGATGCCGGATAGGCGGATGCTCCTGACCGCGCCTACCCCGTATCTAGCAGCGCTCCCCTCCTCGAGCAGTCTCGCCCTGCTCGCACCCTTCAACCATGCCGGGCAGCCTTCGGTATCGATCATGAGATCGAATACGCGATCGATCGGAGCTTGGGCATGGACGCTTGCCTCCACTGTCTTCATGGCGATATCCCTCCTCTCGACACCCCCGGATCACCTCGTTTTCACATCTCGATCCGTTCACCCCGAGTACCCCATATATCACCCCTAATGGCGCAAGGCTAGCGCAAAGCCCGCGGCATGAAACGGCACCCGGAGACGTAAATACCCACCGGGGGGCTTAAACAGGAGCAGGAAAGAGGGCTTGCTTGAGATAAAAAGGCGAACGCCCGCGCGAAGGGGCAGAGAAGACCGCGCTTCGCGGCTATGCGCCGCCGGGGAAGGTTGCTTTAACCGTCTCGATGACCTGCCTGGCCAGATTGCCCGCCTCCTCGGCTTCGATGGGATCGTCGTAGAACCGGGACGGAACACCGCCGGGGAGGCTGTCGGGATGCCGCGTGGGGATATAATAGGCATCCAAAGATTTGGATCTCTTAGCGCGGGAGAAAACGGGGTCCACTTTCACGGCCGCCTCAATCAGCTCAGCCACCGAGTGGGTCCTGAAGACGTCGGGCTCCTCCAGCTTCGGATACAGGTAAGCCTTGAGTGCCTTTGCGGCGCACGATCTCCTCGATATCCAGTTTCGCCATCTCCGATCCCCTTCTCCGTTCCCGAGATCTACGATACCACAATATGGTATCCGGCACGGGCGCTCCGGGGACGCGAGGCCTTCGGGCCGTCCCCTCGGCCTAGGAAGAGGCCTTTCGCGCACCCGACCTCCTGGCCAGGCGCAGGGTCGCCAGGGCCACCGGGACCAGGGCGGCGAAGTATCCCAGGTAGGCGACATATCCCAGGTAGGGGAAGATGGCCACCACCTTTCCCTCCACCTCCTCCAGCGGCACCGGGAAACGGTCCGGCATCTCCACCGCGTCGCCTTTGGTGACGAGGTACCGCTCTCCGTCGCGCTCGAACTCGTCCACGATACGGTGGACGTTCCTCCCGATCCTGGGGTCCCGGAAGGCGATGATCTCGCCCGGACGGTACTCTTCACGCGGTATTACCACCACCATGCTCCCCGTCCGGATGGTGGGCTCCATGGACCCGGAGACGATCACCCGCGCGTGCAGCCAGGGGTTCACGGCCGAGAAGAGCAGCAGCAGAAAGAGGAGGAGCAGGAAACCCTCCAGCGCCCAGGCGGGAACCACGAGCAGCAGGTAGGCGGCCCGGTTCCTCTCCCGCAGGTCCTTGAGGGATAGTTCCCTCGACCAGAACGGTCCCCTCATCGCCGTCTCCTCGATCCTGTCCTCCCGTTTTTCATATAAACAAGCTGCCGCCTCGCCCGGCTCCACCGATTTCACGGCAACCACGGACTAAAGGCGATCACCGCCGTCCATCCCGCCGGGGTGAGGGCGCTATCCGGCTCCCGCAGTCACAGCAACCACAGGCTGAGCGCCATCACCGCCATGCCGGCCGTCACCCCCAGCATGGCATGGGCGTCCATGCCGTATTCACGCGAGGCGGGGATGAGCTCGTCGAGGGAGATGTAGACCATGATGCCGGCGACGGCGGCCAGGACCCACCCCAGCACCGTTTCGTTGATATGACGCACAAGCGCCGCCGCCGCGACCGCCGCCCCGGCGGGCTCGGCGGCTCCGGAGAGGAATGACCACCAGAAAGCCTTGCGGCGGCTTCCCGTCGCCAGGTAGACGGGCGTGGAGACCGCCATCCCCTCGGGGATGTTGTGGATGGCGATGGCGACGGCGATGGCCAGCCCGAGCCGCAGGTCCTGCAGGGAGCCCGCGAAGGTGGCCATTCCCTCCGGGAAGTTGTGGATGCCGATGCCCAGGGCCACCAGTACGCCGGTGCGGTACATCTCGCGGCTCTCCTCCGCGGGAGCGCCGATCTTCTCCGCGAAATATTCGTGGGGGATGAGGGCGTCCACGGCGAACATGAAGGCCATCCCGGCGAAGAAGCCCAGGAGGGCGGGGCCCAGGCCCAGGTATTCCCGGCTTGATGCCAGCAGCTCGACGAAGGATACCAGCAGCATCACCCCCGCGGAGAAGCCCAGGGTCATACTGATGAAACGCGGGCCGGGGTTCTCGAGCCACAGGGCGAGCAGGCTGCCGAAGGTGGTGGACAGCCCCGCGGCGGCGGTGATGAGCAGAGCCCAGCCAACGTTGACGTCCATGCGCACCTCGCGTTTACATGCCGATGATGTCCGCAAGCCATCCGCCGCAGGCAGGGTCATTAAGCCGCTGCTGCGGGTCCGCGCCGCCTCGCCGGCCTTTCCCGCCGTCGAGGGCCTGCACGAACATCATACCCCCTTCTCCATGGGAATATAAGGCAAATGCCCTCACGGGCCGATTCCCCTCGGGAAGCGGGGAGGTGGGTGCGGCACCCGCTTCTCTCCATGCAACGCCCTCCCGAGGACGCACACGAACGCCTCACCCACCTTCTTCATGGCAATATAAGGCAAATGCCCTCACGGGCCGATTCCCCTCGGGAAGCGGGGAGGTGGGTGCGGCACCCGCTTCTCTCCATGCAACGCTCTCCCGAGGACGCACACGAACGCCTCACCCACCTTCTTCATGGGAATATATGGTGAGCGTTTCCGAGGATGCCGTTTGCTGCGGGAAGGCGGCAGAGAGGACGGCGGAACAAGCCCCTCTCCGTATGGTCCATCTTGCGCCGCACGCCGGAGCGAGCCAGTCGTCTGTGGAGATCCGGTCGGGAACAGGAGGCGCAGATGCCAGGCGGGTGCCGCGCGCCGCGTATCACCACGCTGCGAGGGGTTAACTGCGGCGCGCTCCGTCCCGATATACCTCTCTAAGGGCGACGCATGAGGCGAAGGCGCGCGGAGGACAGGAAAGGAGAGAGAACATGATGAAGAGGATGTGGCGCTTGGGAGTGGCGCTTGCGGCTCTCTTGACGCTGGCCGCTGCGTTCCTCGCCGGCTGCGGCAAGTCCGCTGCGAAGCCGCAGATCAGCTCCCTGGACCCGGTGAGCGGGCCGCCGGGGAGCGAGGTGGTCATCAAGGGGTCCGGGTTCGGGTCCTCGCAGGGGACGGGGGTGGTCTTCTTCAGCGGCAGGCAGGTGGAGGTGGTGGCGTGGGCCGACACCGTGATCACGGTGAAGCTTCCCGCGGACATGGCCGAGGCCGCCTACGGAGTCAAGGTGGAGACGGAAAAGGGCGCCAGCAACGAGGTGGAGTTCAAGGTCACGGGAACGCCCGCCGCGGGCCCCAGGATAACCTCGCTGGAGCCGGAGAGGGGCAGATCCGGCGACGAGGTGGTCATCAAGGGCACGGGGTTCGGAAAGGAGCAGGGCAGCGGCAAGGTCCTCTTCGGCACCGGGACCGCGGAGGTCAAGAAGTGGTCGGATACCTCCATCACCATCGTGGTGCCTCCCAATCTGGGGCCGAACACCTACGGGGTCACGGTGAAGAACGATGCCGGAAAGAGCAACGAGGCCATCTTCAAGATCGGCAGCGACGAGGACAAGATGGCGGAGCAGAAGCAGGCGGTCATCGACTACCTCCAGGCGCAGGGACAGTCCACGGCTGGCTCCGAGCAGTGGAAGGTGACCCTGGTCAAGCGCAGCGCCCAGAACCCCAACTGGGAAGTGGTGAAGGTGGAGGTGCCGGGAGGAAAATCCTTCGAGGCCGTGCTGATCATGAACAACATGCTGGGGGGCTGGGAATGCCTGAAGACCGGCGAGCCCCCCTGGACGGGGATCGATTTCAAGGGCGAACCCATACCCTCGGACATCGAGAAGACCTGAACCATCCGGCGCCATGGGCGTGCCGGCGGCATCCGGCCGCGGGCGCGGCAGATGGAGGCGGCGGAAGCGGGCGCCCGGCCTCGGGCAGGCGCCCGCTCGCCGTCTTCCCCGGACGGGTTGCCCTTTCGCGCGGGGGCGGAAATACGGTCACCGGGCTTAACCTCACCTTGCCTTCTGTTTCCCGTAGGGATCCGAAATCCCACGACCCGGGGTGCTCGGCACGCTCGAGAGCCCCACAGAGGCAAACCTGGAGACGGGAAAGAAGATCGCATCGTCCGCGACGACAAGTGAGTAAGACGGCGCTCGCGATCCCCTCGTCTCGGGACCACATGTACCCCATGTATATGGGTATATGGCGGCTTCCGGACCGTGTCGGACAACCACCTCCGCCTGGGCAGAAACGTCCCGGGTCGGGGATATCGGGGACGGTCATGTCGCCGCGGAACCCTCCTGGGGTAGAATGTGGTCTCAAGCGGAGTAGGACACGCGCCCGAGACGGATGCGGGGCGCACGGATGGCCGGGGTGACATGGAGGACAACGAGTTCCACGTGGACATGCGGGAGGTGCTGGCGCGGCGCAGGCGCCTGCGCAGGCGGAGGAGGCTCAGGCGGACCGTGGTGGTTGCCGCCTGCATGGCGCTCTTAGCGGCGGCCTTGGTCCTCTCTCCCTGGGGGCCGGCAAGGGGTCTGTTTTTCTCGGAGCAGGGGGTTGAGGGAGGCCTTGACCGGGAGGAGCAGGCCGCCGCGGAGGGCAACGGGGCCGTGGTGACGCCCGCGGCGGCGGAGGAAGAGGCGGAAGGCGGAGGCCGGGAGGGAGGCGCGACCCCGGAGGAGCCGCCGAGGAGGGAGAAGGCCTCGGTCGCCAGCCCGCCCACCGTGGCCATCGTGGTGGACGATACGGGGGGAGACGTGACCAACCTGGAGCGCTGGCTGGCCGTCGGAGCCCCCGTAACCTTCGCGGTTATGCCCCACTGCCAGGCCTCCGCCTCCACGGCGGAGCGCCTGTGCGCCGCGGGATACCGCATCATGATGCACATCCCCACCGAGAACGACCCCCCCAACTCCTTCTCGGGAACCGGGCAGCTCGCGGTGGGGATGAGCCGCGACACGGTGTTCGCCACCGTGGACGGAGACCTGGCCACGGTGCCCCACGTGACGGGCATCAACAACCACCAGGGCGGCAGGGGCTGCAACGACCACCAGCTCATGAACTACATGTGCCAGTGGGCCAGGGAACGCGGCCTCTTCGTGGTGGACAGCGACAGCTCCACCCACAGCCAGGTCACCAGGGCTGCTCAGGAGCTGGGTTTCCCCCGGCGCAGGAACCAGGTGTTCATCGACCACCACAACGAGCCCTACACCATAAGGGAGGCCATGCGCCGCCTGGCGCGCATAGCGCGTCAGGACGGCACGGCCATAGGCATATGCCACTTCCACCGCCCCAACACGCCCTCGGTGGTGGGGGAGATGGTAAGGACGCTGCGTGCCGAGGGCATCAATTTCGCCTTCGTGGAGGACATCCACAACTGAAGCCTCCTCCGGGTGCGGGGCACGCCCGCGGGCGGCATAGCGTAATCGCGCTCCCGGCGCGGCCCTGCGCTGCCAGGAGCGAGCGCCGTTACCCGGGGAGCGTCCGCGGGCCCGACCGGATGTCCCCGGCGGCGCACGCTATCGGGCTACCTTCCGAGACAAGGCGACGAGGGAGCTTCCCAGGGGCAGACAAAAGCGGGAGGCGGCGCGAGCCTCGAGGCCGAGCAGGGAGGTCAGGGCGGCGTTCAGGGGTGGCGGAGGCATCCACAGATCGGAGGAAGGTCGAAGGAGGCCGTAAGGATTGGGGGAGGGAGAGCGGTCCGCGCGGATCGCCGGTCTTCCGTCCATCCTGCTCGCGAGGCGGAAGGCCGCGATGGCTGGCAGCAGGGTGAAGACGAAGTAAGTGACCTTCACCGGTTCGAGCCCTGACGCGGTGAGCATCTCTCGTACCTGTCTGGCGCGATAACGCCTAGCCCCATCCACCGCCTCGTCGTGTCTGCCGCGGAGGAGGGCAAGGGCGGGGAGGTTCAACAGCAGCCATCCTTCGGGGGCAAGGACCCTGGCCATCTCGCGCAGGGCCGCGAGGTCGTCGCTCACCGCGCGGTGGTAGATCACGTTGAAGGAGACCACCAGATCGAAACGGTCGCCGGCGAAGGGGAGCTCCTCCACCCCGCAACAGCGCAGTTCCTCCAGGCCGCGCTCCCGGCAGAAGCGCAGGGCCTCCTCGCTGACGTCCACGCCCACCAGCCGGCGGGGCCGGTAGCGATCACGCAGCCAGCACGTAAAGCCACCCGTTCCGCATCCCGCGTCGAGCACCCGGCCCCGCGGCGCGTCCGGACAGTAACTTTCGAGGAGCGAAGAGAAGAGTCGGCGGTGGCCCAGGTACCACCAGTGCCTGTCCTCAACCGCGCGCTGGCGGCGGTATTCTTCGACCTTCAAGCTGCATCACCGGTCCTCTATGGGTTTGGGCCTCCCCGGAGAAGGCCGGCACCGGGGGTTCGTGATGCCTTTGGCGTACTCCGCCCCTTTGGCCGCGGCTCGTCCTCCCGCAGAGCGGCCTGAAGAGCCGGGCATGAGGACCGTCGCCGTGCAGGACGCTTCTCGAGGCACCGCCCCCGCCGCCCCTTCCACACCTCCTCCAACCGCCGCGGGTGGGCGGAGGCCGGCCTCAGCGGGCGCGAGGCCGTGGCTTCCCCGCTTTTCGGGGGAACCCTCTCTTGCTAACATGTCCCCATGATAAACGGTGCCCGAGCGCGGCGGAAGCGGCGGGGCTCGGGATCCTCTGCCGCGCCGCGCAAGGGAAGTCGGCGGAGGCGTCCCGGCAAGGTGTGTGGAGGCCATGGCCTATCTGCTCGGTTATGACGCGGGGAGTTCTTTCATCAAGGCGTCCCTGCTGGACGCGGCCACGGGGCGGCAGGTGGCGGCCGCGAGCTCCCCGGATCGGGAGCTGCCCATCGCGGCGGCCCGCCCGGGTTGGGCGGAACAGGACCCGGAGACGTGGTGGGAGAACCTGGTGCGCGCCACCGCCGTGCTGCGCCGGAAGAGCGGCGCCGAGATGAGTGAAGTGGCCGCGATCGGCATCT is a window encoding:
- a CDS encoding HEPN domain-containing protein, with product MRERPLPRPRGRPEGLASPERPCRIPYCGIVDLGNGEGDRRWRNWISRRSCAAKALKAYLYPKLEEPDVFRTHSVAELIEAAVKVDPVFSRAKRSKSLDAYYIPTRHPDSLPGGVPSRFYDDPIEAEEAGNLARQVIETVKATFPGGA
- a CDS encoding MBL fold metallo-hydrolase: MWLRWLGTAGFEVTSGDVSLLIDPYFTRNPEARPRQALRAGDFPHARAALISHGHFDHAYDVAELVEVSGAEVYASPTVCQSLAARGVPWSRMRPRWGGESDEVGPFRFTAVPAQHVTFDARLMLTTLWKCTPRLAELARLGPSQYPCGQVLGWYLVAEGKRLFHLGSACMPWDLEAEVDVFLVPVQGRTDICEVAAELVRRVRPRVVVPHHHDDFYPPLSRHVDLGPFREGLRRMGLKVEVREPELNRLMEI
- a CDS encoding IPT/TIG domain-containing protein, whose translation is MMKRMWRLGVALAALLTLAAAFLAGCGKSAAKPQISSLDPVSGPPGSEVVIKGSGFGSSQGTGVVFFSGRQVEVVAWADTVITVKLPADMAEAAYGVKVETEKGASNEVEFKVTGTPAAGPRITSLEPERGRSGDEVVIKGTGFGKEQGSGKVLFGTGTAEVKKWSDTSITIVVPPNLGPNTYGVTVKNDAGKSNEAIFKIGSDEDKMAEQKQAVIDYLQAQGQSTAGSEQWKVTLVKRSAQNPNWEVVKVEVPGGKSFEAVLIMNNMLGGWECLKTGEPPWTGIDFKGEPIPSDIEKT
- a CDS encoding glutamate--tRNA ligase is translated as MRLRFAPSPTGYLHVGGARTALFNWLLARRSGGSFILRIEDTDLTRSTEEAIEAIVRDLRWLGLDWDEGPEVGGEHWPYRQTGRVNLYRRAAEELLKRGAAYRCFCLPDELAERREAAVREGRSPMYDRRCRSIPAEESQEMARDGKPFALRFAVPEGETVVRDLIRGEIRFRNREIEDFVLLRNDGSPTYNLAVVVDDLDMRITHVVRGDDHLSNTPKQILLYRALEAEEPAFAHLPMIVGRDGKPLSKRHGDVAVGSFQERGFLPEAMVNFLALLGWSLDDSTTLMDRETIIAGFSLERVSSKPAVWDDEKLLWMNSQYVMAMEDEELARALMPFLARAGLAEENDPVTLERMRRIAPLVRERIKVLADALPLVAFFFREVEVEEDARELLRGEENRAILRETGRRLLELESFDASSLEATLRAMAEEMGLKARKAFQPVRAAISGSKVSPPLFESMEILGRETCLRRIARALDGVGEE
- a CDS encoding YhdH/YhfP family quinone oxidoreductase; translation: MENKSFKALVVREGEDKSFTRAIETRNIEDLPPGDVVIRVRYSSVNYKDALSASGNRGVTRNYPHTPGIDAAGTVEEDASGRFSPGEEVLVTGYDLGMNTSGGLAEYIRVPADWVVRLPAGLTLRESMIYGTAGFTAALSVLKLTEAGVTPDAGEVLVTGATGGVGSLAMRILAKIGFQVTAAAGIMDEAELSEYEARLKALGASRVIPASEVDDTSGKLLLKGIWPNAVDTVGGNILATVVKSTAYGGVVTTCGNAAGHELDLNVYPFILRGVSLLGVDSVECPMEPRLKVWEKLAGEWKLDNLEEMTTEVTLDGVEERIRLLLDKRSKGRTLVRL
- a CDS encoding class I SAM-dependent methyltransferase, which produces MKVEEYRRQRAVEDRHWWYLGHRRLFSSLLESYCPDAPRGRVLDAGCGTGGFTCWLRDRYRPRRLVGVDVSEEALRFCRERGLEELRCCGVEELPFAGDRFDLVVSFNVIYHRAVSDDLAALREMARVLAPEGWLLLNLPALALLRGRHDEAVDGARRYRARQVREMLTASGLEPVKVTYFVFTLLPAIAAFRLASRMDGRPAIRADRSPSPNPYGLLRPSSDLWMPPPPLNAALTSLLGLEARAASRFCLPLGSSLVALSRKVAR
- a CDS encoding SRPBCC family protein, giving the protein MKTVEASVHAQAPIDRVFDLMIDTEGCPAWLKGASRARLLEEGSAARYGVGAVRSIRLSGITFVEEIVKYDPPHSFEYKVKKSTLPMKHELGRMEFTRSGEGTDVRWISRARGKHIGRLLEPVVGRAMTKSHQDILEQAKAALES
- the zupT gene encoding zinc transporter ZupT translates to MDVNVGWALLITAAAGLSTTFGSLLALWLENPGPRFISMTLGFSAGVMLLVSFVELLASSREYLGLGPALLGFFAGMAFMFAVDALIPHEYFAEKIGAPAEESREMYRTGVLVALGIGIHNFPEGMATFAGSLQDLRLGLAIAVAIAIHNIPEGMAVSTPVYLATGSRRKAFWWSFLSGAAEPAGAAVAAAALVRHINETVLGWVLAAVAGIMVYISLDELIPASREYGMDAHAMLGVTAGMAVMALSLWLL
- a CDS encoding divergent polysaccharide deacetylase family protein, whose protein sequence is MEDNEFHVDMREVLARRRRLRRRRRLRRTVVVAACMALLAAALVLSPWGPARGLFFSEQGVEGGLDREEQAAAEGNGAVVTPAAAEEEAEGGGREGGATPEEPPRREKASVASPPTVAIVVDDTGGDVTNLERWLAVGAPVTFAVMPHCQASASTAERLCAAGYRIMMHIPTENDPPNSFSGTGQLAVGMSRDTVFATVDGDLATVPHVTGINNHQGGRGCNDHQLMNYMCQWARERGLFVVDSDSSTHSQVTRAAQELGFPRRRNQVFIDHHNEPYTIREAMRRLARIARQDGTAIGICHFHRPNTPSVVGEMVRTLRAEGINFAFVEDIHN
- a CDS encoding signal peptidase I gives rise to the protein MRGPFWSRELSLKDLRERNRAAYLLLVVPAWALEGFLLLLFLLLLFSAVNPWLHARVIVSGSMEPTIRTGSMVVVIPREEYRPGEIIAFRDPRIGRNVHRIVDEFERDGERYLVTKGDAVEMPDRFPVPLEEVEGKVVAIFPYLGYVAYLGYFAALVPVALATLRLARRSGARKASS